The Syngnathus scovelli strain Florida chromosome 21, RoL_Ssco_1.2, whole genome shotgun sequence DNA segment CATATTCACACAGTGTGACAAATAGATGATGAAGATGGTGATTGTTTGAGTCGCTTTGGGAGTTAAATTAAGGTCAATAAGCATCCCTGGGTTGATGACTAATTGGATTCAGAGAAAGAAACCTTTGCACTTCTAGCCTATGTTGACACATGAAGCAAAAACACACCTAAGCGCAAGGCCATTCATTCTCATGGTGAGTCTTGTTTACTCTTAAGTTGAATCAAAACTTCAGGATCTCGAATTCTACTTGGGGTTAAGGagaactttgacttttttgcacAGAAATACTGCAGTGATTAAATACTCACCTGGTTGAGGTCTTCGTCGTTGAGCAGGTGAGATTCTCGAGGtttaaaacaattttgacatttgCTCTTATTAAAAATGTTGGCTTGGAATTTCCTACAGGGGTTCTCTTTGACTGACATGGTGGGTCGAGGATAGGACGGTGTTctctttcaaaattgaaaaaaagaaattactttttggggggaaataaaTGATACGAAATGGCTCTTTAGGTCACGTCTATGCTGGTCATCGTGCTCCAGGGGGGCTAACGTTCACCCGTTAGAACTTCTCGCTGTCTCTGGAGCCGACCAAGAAGTTCTGGATGATGTCGACTAATGGAGACAGGAGTGCGCAATGTTTGGGTCGAACATGCGTTGCTCAACGAAGCGTCGACGAGTGGTGGACGACACTGCGGTGGTCCTGGCGGGTCCCGTCAGCAGCCTCCATCGCGGGGGGAACGACGCCAACTTACCGAAGGGAGTCCAATccgcctcctccacctccggacTGCTATTTAACGAGCGTTCATACGCGATTGGGTTCCAGTCCGGACATAATTCACGTTGAAAAACACGCCATGGACGCTGTTCAATTCGTGCAGCTGAGTTGAATGTTTTCGTCTAAATGCTGCTAGTGGCCGGACATCAACTGTCTGCAAAGAAGGGCGGGGCTAAGTTGGTGATTGACTGCAAGATTGGCCAATCAGGTGCCTGCCCGTGCGGACGCGCTGTAAATTGACCAATTGGACGCCGATGAAGACCCACCTTTCCTCTGTTAGGTGGGCTTTAAAGTTTTGGTCACCAACCACCGGGTCGCGGACCGGAACCGTTCCGTGGGAGATTCGGTACTTGATAGAGGTAGCAAAAAGTACTCCTAAGGAATCAGATGCATAAAGACAAAGatgtgctatatatatataaaaataaaaaaaagtaacaaaatACAGACTCTGAAATGAAGCTACAAATCAAATGGCAGGTTTATgtgttaaaaaaatgcaatcatGATAAATCTTTTCAAAACCTTTTCATCCTGTACAACTCAACTGAAAGAACACCACCATGATGAAACCTTGGTGAAGGTGAAGGAAATGAAGATGCTAAAATATGACAAATATAACCAGTTTGTGGCACAAAAAGACTTAGCAACACAAGAAtatgtgattttaaaaaaaagtaatttccaCATCAACCTGAGacaatgtttttcattttttctccTCCGTTTATTCAGCTTACTCTCGTTATCAGTCAAGGTTATTTCTTCAGCTGATAATTTGTTTAGTTGTCTGCTGTGTAAATCTCTGCAAATTCAGAAAAACAGGACAAAGGACACACAGGAAAGATGACAGTGTCtcaaaacatttgcaaaatgtTGGCAGCTTCGTTGAAACTCAGTCAAAACACATGACATCACGTTTGGGGATGAGACAACCAAGTCGGGGACAGAATTAAAGACGCAAACATCTGAAATACAGTGAAGAATACAGTAAAGAAGGCAAAAAGCAGGTTTAATTTAAGAATAGATTCAAAATTTAAGAAGACAGGATGGAAATAGCAATACTTTTTCTACCGCTTTCTTCATAGACTGTAAatgaaattagctcaaataatcTGAAGACAGGATAATAGCTCAAAAGATACAGAGTATCTTTCTCTACACAGTCCAGATAAGCAGATCAAGTCATCTGTCATCATAAACTGGTTCTTTGAGGTTCACATGAAAGTGGAAAATGACAACCCGGTACTTTTCATTTGAGGCATTCATGTGCAACTCTTTAGGGACGTGagccaaaaataattttaatatgTGCATAGAAACACACACTTAGGCATGAATATCTACTTTGGCTCATATTTCTACAGCGCTTGATGTGAAAAATAGCTATTTTTATATACCTTTCAATATTTGTAAGCAGATTTAAAATAATACAGTACTAATATATGACATCATCGCCCAATCAATAACACTTTTTTTATGGCAGGCTAATACACTACAATTttagaaatacatacatatatatatcccCTAATAAGTCTTTTGTATAATTTTCTGAAGGCAAGTATAAACTGAGGCATGAGTGTCGCAATGGTAAGACGGGAAGCTTAACATTGGAAGCCCCGCGTTGAGATCTTCCAGATTGCTTTAACATAACATTCCACGCGCAGACATTCCTATGATTCAGCTTTTAGCTCAGATCATTTAGTCCACGGAATCCTTCAATATGAGAAGTTGAACAGAcagggaggaaagaaaaaaaaagaattttgctGCTCTAGTGCCCCCATGAGGAAGATGGAGTCAGAGCAATCtgacaataaataaaagaacaatgATTTAAAAGAGATTGGCCTGTTTCTTCATGTCGTTTCGTTTCCAAAGTGGCAGTTTGTCAAATTCCCTTATGGTCATGCCAAAGATTTCAACGAAAGACTCTGGGGACAGATGACGCTGAAATAAAAGAACGCAAAAGCAATTTTCAAATTCCACCGGTCAGAGCAAAACTGATGCCATTACCTTACCTCTAATCTTGTTCTGTCAACCTCTCTGGGAAGTTTCGCACGCCCCCTGTTGGCAACCGTGAGCATTTCATACGGGTAGACCTTGACACAAGAAAGCAGGACAAAATACAGGATATGTTTTCATTGGTCAAAGTATGGGCAATAAATACATGCTTGGTTAGTTTTAGTTAgcaaagagtaaaaaaaaaattggaaggaAGCGCCAATACTTGCTTTTGGCTCCAGCAAATTAGGCATTGACACTCCTCTGTCCATTCGTGCAAATGGATGCAGGCTGTCATGGGGGAGCTACAGACACAAGCAAGCACTTGCCGCAATGAGGTTAGTCACCGTTAAACCGAGATAGCAAATTAAATTAATCGTGTGCGGTTTTAGATTGTGAGGTTAATCAAGACGCCGTTATGTTACGTGGAAGCTTGATTGAGGAGAAGAAGTGTTACGGATTCAAGTTCTCTCACCTTGAAATCTGAAAAGGAAAATACTTGCTTTAGAATGATTGACACAAAACAAGAACAGTGATGAgggttgaaagaaaaaaaaaatacctcttAATGTGTCGCCGCTGCTTCGGAGGAATTCAGTAGAATGTGGCTGagtagaaacaaaaaaaaattatgcataATTTGTCAAAATGGAGGTCCGTAATCGCAGCCTgaataaaaataagaataaagtgACCTACTGGACTGAGGCCGTTACAACTGTATCCAGGCAAAGAAGACGTTTGGGTGGAGTTTGGATCTATGTCAATGTCAAATAGCAGATTCTCTCAGTCTcttcacaattatttttttcaatttctgcCGCCATGCTGTATGTGTACATGTTGTTGCCATAGCAaccttgtttatttttatgaacCAAACACTTCAAAGTACCTTGCTGcttgaaaattggaggttttctgTACATGTTGAAACCTTGATCTGTAACGGGACAAAAGTGGcattaacaaaaataaatgtttgacaACACGTGACATCAtcgtatttttcaaaataagggTAGTGCGCAGTAGCGGAGGTTGTTGTGATCTTACCTCCGCTGTCAAGCGCTAAGAGGTGACAGGAAGTTGCCAAGGTGTCGTTGGCAGAAAATAAAGAGCCTATTTGTTATTCCGGAGGAAGGAAAGGAGTGGAAGATGAAAAAGTGGAAAGGCGGCCAGGTGTAGAAGCAAGAGGGAGGGCGCTATTGACATTAAAGTTGGAATAAAAAAATCTCAAGGTCTTACCGGGCCGGTGGAAGTGTTGAGGCGATCGCGTCGGCGTGTAGCTGTGACGACTGTACGACTGAACGCCGAATGATCCGTGGCTCGCCGATTTGGGAATGCATTTTCTCAGCTCGTAACCTtccttgaaagaaaaaaaaaaaaaaatacaaatggatGATTGTTGATGTTATACTGATTGAACGCTGACTATATTTACCTCGGTGGTCTCGGATGCATTTGCTAgagactacaaaaaaaaaaaaatatgcacagaATTAGCCAGAAAGACACTTATTATTTTGTGGttttaaaaaactaaaaagaGATGAAGGTTAAATACGGCACATTTCGGCATCCGCTGAATGACGTTACCTCGGCGGAGCTTTTTCTGTCCCGTGCGTTGCCTCTGCCGTCCAAAGCAGCTGAGGTGAGGTCGTCACTCTTATAGGACATCATATCGGGATGCTCTATGTCATAAATAGCCTTGACTCTGGGAATTGCTGCTAAGTCTCGGTAATCAATGATCTCATCATCTACTTTGGCCTGGGTGGGGGACAGTGGGAGTGGGAGGTGGCGGCAATAGGAGAAGGGTTGGAACATTACGGCTTGAGACAGTTTGTCAATGTCGGACAGGGGACGAACAACATTTCCGTGACTTACACAAATGGAGCGACCGGGGCTTCCAGGGGTGCACGAGCCGGGTCTGGAGCAGGAGCTTTCAGATGAAGTCAAAGTCAactgagaaagagagaaagacgcattttaatttttctttcttctatttTCTTATTGCACATGCCAAAAGTGCAAAGGTTACAATGGATGGTTGTGTCAAAAAATGATATCAAACAGACAAAAGTGAGAAAAGAGTTAAGGAGGCATGTGTTGTGATGCAAGATGGCAGCTGCTGAATCTCAAACTACGACAGATCAAACTGCAATCATGAGATTAACCTTCAGGTCACTCGGAGGGTAAAAGAAATCAAGACATGGGGTTTTGCTTCGTCGAACCTGAGGAGAAGTAGATCCCATTGACTAAGACTTCCATTTCATCCCTTGTTTTAAGTGTTAAATTTTTACCCTGTTGCTGTCATGGTTCCTGCTCCTCTCTCTGCAATCCGGGTGCCACACTGCTGAGCCTAGTAAACGGAGAAAACTTCATCAATTAACAATTTACGCAAAATCCTGCGTTCAAACTAACCTTGCAAATACATTTCTTCGCCCTCGGTGAACATTTTGTCACATCGGGTGCATCTCGCGCATTCCGGGTGATAATGTTTGTCCCCTGCCTGTTGAAAATCAGAAAGGATCACGATGCAGTCAAACATGATaattttgatgatttttttttctatatggATGTAAA contains these protein-coding regions:
- the LOC125991297 gene encoding actin-binding LIM protein 1, with amino-acid sequence MVSLLEGLCGPDCLDEMSMSSRLNSLGRICGIGPNDTVVLDRVKRKNSVRRMSIIEDGQIAEVLYLIPKQCMMEQLPFLNPNDYVLCGKLAAIPADVSVLHTHSPAPKRVIRCVKCGEVCKGEVLRVQSSHFHIKCFTCKVCGCDLTRSGFFIKNGDCLCPLDYQRLHGTVCNSCGGFVEGDVVAVLGKTYHPTCFVCTICKQPFPAGDCVTFSGKECICQRCVNPLTPPPTGIRYSDNCNGCGRDIKNGQALLALGSQWHLGCFKCNICQKLLSGEYISKDGVPYCERDYQLQFGVQCDACQKFITGKVLEAGDKHYHPECARCTRCDKMFTEGEEMYLQGSAVWHPDCRERSRNHDSNRLTLTSSESSCSRPGSCTPGSPGRSICAKVDDEIIDYRDLAAIPRVKAIYDIEHPDMMSYKSDDLTSAALDGRGNARDRKSSAESLANASETTEEGYELRKCIPKSASHGSFGVQSYSRHSYTPTRSPQHFHRPGSLFSANDTLATSCHLLALDSGDQGFNMYRKPPIFKQQDPNSTQTSSLPGYSCNGLSPPHSTEFLRSSGDTLRDFKLPHDSLHPFARMDRGVSMPNLLEPKVYPYEMLTVANRGRAKLPREVDRTRLERHLSPESFVEIFGMTIREFDKLPLWKRNDMKKQANLF